A portion of the Streptomyces sp. NBC_00376 genome contains these proteins:
- a CDS encoding PHP domain-containing protein, translated as MEPVRALKRIAFLLERGRADTYRVRAFRAAADAVAAMPDGEAGRCAAAGSLEAVKGIGPKTAQVIREAVAGDVPGYLERLEAEAEAEATARPAEGGEELLALQRGDCHLHSDWSDGGSPIEEMGRTAAELGHEWAALTDHSPRLTVANGLSPDRLRRQLDAVAELNARWAPFRLLTGIECDILPDGSLDQEDELLERLDVVVVSAHSKLRMDPAAMTRRLIAAVRHPRADILGHCTGRLVADRKRPESRFDADAVFAACAEAGTAVEINSRPERLDPPRRLLSRAVAAGTLFAIDTDAHAPGQLDWQIHGCARAEECLVPAERVVTTWPAGELLAWSRGGTIPERARSGADGAIGAAPGQER; from the coding sequence ATGGAGCCCGTCCGCGCCCTGAAACGGATCGCCTTCCTGCTCGAACGCGGCAGGGCCGACACCTACCGTGTGCGGGCGTTCCGCGCTGCCGCCGACGCGGTGGCCGCGATGCCGGACGGCGAGGCGGGCCGGTGTGCGGCGGCCGGTTCGCTGGAGGCGGTCAAGGGCATCGGCCCGAAGACCGCGCAGGTGATCCGGGAGGCGGTGGCCGGGGACGTACCCGGCTATCTGGAACGGCTGGAGGCGGAGGCGGAGGCGGAGGCCACGGCCCGGCCCGCCGAGGGCGGCGAGGAGCTCCTCGCCCTCCAGCGCGGCGACTGCCATCTGCACTCCGACTGGTCGGACGGCGGCAGCCCGATCGAGGAGATGGGCCGCACCGCGGCGGAGCTGGGCCACGAGTGGGCGGCCCTCACCGACCACTCGCCCCGGCTGACCGTGGCGAACGGACTCTCCCCGGACCGGCTGCGCCGCCAGCTGGACGCGGTCGCCGAGCTCAACGCGCGGTGGGCGCCGTTCCGGCTGCTCACCGGCATCGAGTGCGACATCCTCCCCGACGGCTCACTCGACCAGGAGGACGAGCTGCTGGAGCGGCTGGACGTCGTGGTGGTCTCCGCCCACTCCAAGCTCCGGATGGACCCGGCAGCGATGACCAGGCGCCTGATCGCGGCCGTCCGCCACCCGCGGGCGGACATCCTCGGGCACTGCACGGGGCGGCTGGTCGCGGACCGGAAACGCCCGGAGTCCCGGTTCGACGCGGACGCGGTCTTCGCCGCATGCGCGGAGGCCGGCACCGCGGTGGAGATCAACAGCCGGCCGGAACGGCTCGACCCGCCCCGCAGGCTGCTGAGCCGCGCAGTCGCTGCGGGCACCCTCTTCGCCATCGACACCGACGCCCACGCGCCCGGACAGCTGGACTGGCAGATCCACGGCTGCGCCCGGGCCGAGGAGTGCCTGGTCCCGGCGGAACGCGTCGTCACCACCTGGCCGGCCGGTGAACTCCTGGCCTGGTCACGCGGGGGCACGATCCCGGAGCGGGCCCGCTCCGGGGCGGACGGGGCCATCGGCGCAGCCCCGGGACAGGAGCGGTGA
- a CDS encoding maleylpyruvate isomerase family mycothiol-dependent enzyme: MSRLTHDQYCDEIIARTDALRATIRGADLGATVPTCPDWTLRELVLHVGRAHRWVGEIVRTRATEVVPPERVPDSAPGSDDPAALDAWLAEGAAGTVEELRAAGPEQKVWSWGWEGSTGFWARRMAHETIVHHADAALTARTGYEVAPELAADTIEEWLEIVAFVRAAGDREAAELTGAGRSIHLHATDVPGAEWLIEFGEDGFAWRRAHEKATVALRGPLTDVMLVFNRRLAPDSDRVEVLGDAELLDFWLERAAFG; encoded by the coding sequence ATGAGCCGACTCACGCACGACCAGTACTGTGACGAAATCATCGCCCGCACCGACGCGTTGAGAGCCACGATCCGTGGCGCGGACCTCGGTGCCACCGTCCCGACCTGCCCGGACTGGACCCTGCGCGAGCTCGTTCTCCACGTCGGCCGGGCCCATCGCTGGGTCGGCGAGATCGTACGCACCCGGGCCACCGAGGTGGTCCCGCCGGAGCGGGTACCGGACTCCGCCCCCGGGAGCGACGACCCCGCCGCGCTCGACGCCTGGCTGGCGGAGGGCGCGGCCGGAACCGTCGAGGAGCTGCGGGCCGCGGGCCCGGAACAGAAGGTGTGGTCCTGGGGCTGGGAGGGGAGCACCGGCTTCTGGGCACGCCGGATGGCGCACGAGACGATCGTCCACCACGCCGACGCGGCGCTCACCGCGCGGACCGGGTACGAGGTGGCGCCGGAGCTGGCCGCCGACACGATCGAGGAGTGGCTGGAGATCGTCGCCTTCGTGCGGGCCGCGGGCGACAGGGAGGCCGCCGAGCTGACCGGGGCCGGGCGCTCCATCCATCTGCACGCCACGGACGTGCCCGGCGCCGAATGGCTGATCGAGTTCGGCGAGGACGGCTTCGCCTGGCGCCGCGCCCACGAGAAGGCCACCGTCGCGCTGCGCGGCCCGCTCACCGACGTCATGCTGGTCTTCAACCGGCGCCTGGCGCCGGACAGCGACCGGGTCGAGGTGCTCGGTGACGCGGAGCTGCTGGACTTCTGGCTGGAGCGCGCCGCGTTCGGCTGA
- a CDS encoding VOC family protein, with translation MTATSVRGIDHIGVTVPDLETATLFLTRAFGAEVLYDTLRRQDGPNGGPDVERRLGVPAGTQQLAVRMLALPGGGPGIELCEFEGPRREPPARPCDFGWQHVALYADDLDAAVRDCVAAGASLLAGPQPLPGPEAGEHNRFAYLRTPWGSTLQLLTYPDPQPWERTATRRSGRPAATWPTDPARPGPS, from the coding sequence ATGACGGCCACAAGCGTGCGAGGCATCGACCACATCGGGGTGACGGTCCCCGACCTGGAGACCGCAACCCTCTTCCTCACCAGGGCCTTCGGCGCCGAGGTGCTCTACGACACCCTGCGCCGCCAGGACGGCCCGAACGGCGGCCCGGACGTCGAGCGTCGGCTCGGCGTACCGGCGGGCACCCAGCAACTGGCGGTCAGGATGCTGGCCCTCCCCGGCGGCGGTCCGGGCATCGAGCTCTGCGAGTTCGAGGGCCCCCGTCGCGAACCCCCGGCGCGGCCCTGCGACTTCGGCTGGCAGCACGTGGCGCTGTACGCCGACGACCTGGACGCGGCCGTCCGGGACTGCGTGGCCGCGGGCGCCTCGCTGCTCGCCGGACCGCAGCCGCTGCCGGGCCCCGAGGCGGGGGAGCACAACCGGTTCGCGTATCTGCGCACCCCGTGGGGCAGCACTCTGCAACTCCTGACCTACCCCGACCCCCAGCCCTGGGAGCGCACCGCGACACGACGGAGCGGACGCCCGGCCGCCACCTGGCCGACCGATCCGGCCCGCCCAGGCCCTAGTTGA
- a CDS encoding prenyltransferase/squalene oxidase repeat-containing protein, with amino-acid sequence MTVPEQTEHLVLPGVLTAEQAAETVAALLAVQREDGALPWFRGHHLDPWDHTEAAMALDVAGEHAAAERAYDWLARHQNEDGSWYAAYHDGDPDRPTDRSLETNFCAYVAVGVWHHYLATGDDAFVDRMWPTVYAAVEFVLRLQQPGGQIGWKREADGTPVDDALLTGCSSIHQALRCALAIAERREEPQPDWELATGALSHAIRNHPERFLDKSHYSMDWYYPVLGGALTGAAAKERIEESWDRFVVPGLGVRCVLPNPWVTGGESCELALALWVMGESDRALEILQSIQHLRAEGGMYWTGYVFEGDRDFWPQELTTWTAGSLLLAVAALGGDEATAEVFGGAHLPRGLEPDCCR; translated from the coding sequence CCGAGCAGGCCGCCGAGACCGTCGCGGCCCTCCTCGCCGTGCAGCGCGAGGACGGCGCCCTGCCCTGGTTCCGCGGCCACCACCTCGACCCGTGGGACCACACCGAGGCCGCCATGGCCCTCGACGTGGCGGGCGAACACGCCGCCGCGGAGCGCGCGTACGACTGGCTGGCCCGGCACCAGAACGAGGACGGCTCCTGGTACGCCGCGTACCACGACGGCGACCCGGACCGACCGACCGACCGCTCGCTGGAGACCAACTTCTGCGCGTACGTGGCCGTCGGCGTCTGGCACCACTACCTCGCCACCGGTGACGACGCGTTCGTCGACCGGATGTGGCCGACCGTCTACGCCGCCGTCGAGTTCGTCCTGCGGCTCCAGCAGCCCGGCGGCCAGATCGGCTGGAAGCGCGAGGCCGACGGAACCCCCGTCGACGACGCGCTGCTGACCGGCTGCTCCTCCATCCACCAGGCGCTGCGCTGCGCGCTCGCCATCGCCGAACGGCGCGAGGAGCCGCAGCCCGACTGGGAGTTGGCGACCGGAGCGCTGAGCCATGCGATCCGCAACCACCCGGAACGCTTCCTGGACAAGAGCCACTACTCGATGGACTGGTACTACCCGGTCCTCGGCGGCGCGCTCACCGGGGCGGCCGCCAAGGAGCGCATCGAGGAGAGCTGGGACCGCTTCGTCGTCCCCGGCCTCGGGGTGCGCTGCGTGCTGCCCAACCCCTGGGTGACCGGCGGCGAGAGCTGTGAACTCGCCCTGGCGCTCTGGGTGATGGGCGAGTCCGACCGGGCGCTGGAGATCCTCCAGTCCATCCAGCACCTGCGCGCCGAGGGCGGCATGTACTGGACCGGTTACGTCTTCGAGGGCGACCGGGACTTCTGGCCCCAGGAGCTCACCACCTGGACGGCCGGATCGCTGCTGCTCGCCGTCGCCGCGCTCGGCGGGGACGAGGCGACCGCGGAGGTCTTCGGCGGCGCACACCTGCCGCGCGGACTGGAGCCGGACTGCTGCCGTTAG